A window of Verrucomicrobiales bacterium genomic DNA:
TGGCGGCAAACAACGGGCAAAGCACGAAGTCTCTGGGGACCGCGATCCTCACAACCCTGTCTTCTGTTTAGAGCCAGTTCCTGCGCCACCAGGGGAACCACTTGGGAACCGTCCCGTTGGGCTCTAGGGGTGGAAGGGTGGCCCGACGGAACCCGCGCTCACAATGGACCACGATGCATTCATGGTCGCGGAGACTTCGGAGTTCGTAGGGTTTTAGCCGGTGTTCCTCAATCATCGAATAGTTGGTGCTCCGTTTCCCACCGCTATACCCCCAGGATCTACTGATAGTTCGCTTCTTCCCTAGGAAGTCGGCCGCCTGCACGGCGTCCGCCTCGTCAGCCGATCGGAAGATGATCCGGTTGCGTAGATTCAGAGTCAGCACCTTGGCCTTGTCCTGGCCCAACGCCGGGATCAATGACGTGGTGGATTGTGCAGCGGCGACGATGGTGGCACCCGCCTCCCGGATGACGTCCACGCAGTTGTAATCACTCATGCCGTCTTCGCTGGCGGTCATAAACCGCTGCGCTTCGTCGGCCCATAGAATAAGCAGGTTGTCTTTGGCACGGACGGCTCGAGGTTTGTCGAATCGGCGCAACGCATGTTGGTAATACAGAAGTTTTAAGAACGTGTTCACGTACCGCCGCTCCGTTTGGAACTTTTGCGGCATGGTCGTGAGGATGATTCGGCCCTGATCGATCTCTGCGAAGTCGAAGCTGCTCTCCGCAGAACAAAAAACCTCCGCGATTTCCGGGGTGATATAAAACTGGAGGTAGTTGCTGATCGTTTCACGGACGCCACCCAATTGTTCTGGGGGTTGCCCAAGAAAGCGGTTCTCAAAGTGTTCCACCAAGGCTGATCGCCGTGGGGTTTCTAGCAATTCTCCGAGGTAGCCCAG
This region includes:
- a CDS encoding type IV secretory system conjugative DNA transfer family protein, whose protein sequence is MNSLHSQTLTPLFPWASDFNSRLESGWMLALGLFLLGLTGWLLFRPTPKAIVARLGGVVWKRGQFCRGWLITGDTGSGKTSSGINQLAHQIFQNEPNWGGLCIDEKGVYWETLAAMAQRYERSDDLVQLQIRPDEADEAWRPPQRFNLTGDRSIPFTTYAKFVVDTATSLGQGGDKGFFKSQAQTHIQHALELLYELRLPVTLLGAFELLSDDVQLRDELGYLGELLETPRRSALVEHFENRFLGQPPEQLGGVRETISNYLQFYITPEIAEVFCSAESSFDFAEIDQGRIILTTMPQKFQTERRYVNTFLKLLYYQHALRRFDKPRAVRAKDNLLILWADEAQRFMTASEDGMSDYNCVDVIREAGATIVAAAQSTTSLIPALGQDKAKVLTLNLRNRIIFRSADEADAVQAADFLGKKRTISRSWGYSGGKRSTNYSMIEEHRLKPYELRSLRDHECIVVHCERGFRRATLPPLEPNGTVPKWFPWWRRNWL